One window of the Bubalus kerabau isolate K-KA32 ecotype Philippines breed swamp buffalo chromosome 9, PCC_UOA_SB_1v2, whole genome shotgun sequence genome contains the following:
- the ALDH8A1 gene encoding 2-aminomuconic semialdehyde dehydrogenase, translating to MAGRGGLLMLENFIGGKFLPCSSYLDSYDPSTGEVYCHVPNSGKEEVEAAVEAARAAFPGWSSRSPQERSQVLQRLADLLEQSLEELAQAESKDQGKTITLARTMDIPRAVHNFRFFASSILHHTSECTQMDHLGCLHYTVRAPVGIAALISPWNLPLYLLTWKIAPAVAAGNTVIAKPSELTSVTAWMMCRLLEKAGVPPGVVNIVFGTGPRVGEALVSHPEVPLISFTGSQPTAERITQLSAPHCKKLSLELGGKNPAIIFEDANLAECIPTTVRSSFANQGEICLCTSRIFVQKSIYSEFLKRFVEATRMWKVGIPSDPSADMGALISKAHLEKVRSYIKKARMEGAQILCGEGVDKLNLPPRNQAGYFMLPTVITDVKDESCCMKEEIFGPVTCVVPFDSEEEVIQRANNVKYGLAATVWSGNVGRVHRVAKKLQSGLVWTNCWLIRELNLPFGGMKTSGVGREGAKDSYEFFTEVKTITVKH from the exons GTCGAAGCTGCGGTGGAGGCTGCCAGAGCAGCTTTTCCAGGCTGGTCCTCCCGGAGCCCCCAGGAGCGCTCACAGGTGCTGCAGCGGCTGGCGGACTTGCTGgaacagtccctggaggagctggCCCAGGCTGAGTCCAAGGACCAAG GGAAAACCATAACCCTGGCGAGAACCATGGACATTCCCCGGGCTGTGCACAACTTCCGGTTCTTCGCCTCCTCCATCCTGCACCACACGTCTGAATGCACACAGATGGACCACTTGGGCTGTCTGCACTACACAGTGCGGGCCCCCGTGGGCATCG CTGCTCTGATCAGTCCCTGGAATCTGCCCCTCTATCTGCTGACCTGGAAGATTGCTCCAGCGGTCGCTGCTGGCAACACAGTGATAGCTAAGCCCAGCGAGCTGACTTCCGTGACCGCATGGATGATGTGCAGACTCCTGGAGAAAGCAG GTGTTCCCCCAGGTGTGGTAAATATTGTGTTTGGAACGGGGCCCAGGGTAGGCGAGGCCCTGGTGTCCCACCCAGAGGTGCCCCTCATCTCCTTCACTGGGAGCCAGCCCACCGCTGAGCGCATCACACAGCTGAGTGCCCCCCACTGCAAGAAGCTCTCGCTGGAGCTGGGGGGCAAGAATCCTGCCATCATCTTTGAAGATGCCAACCTGGCCGAGTGCATTCCGACAACTGTCAGGTCCAGCTTTGCCAACCAG GGTGAAATCTGCCTGTGTACCAGCAGAATCTTTGTCCAGAAGAGCATCTATAGTGAATTTTTAAAGAGGTTTGTAGAGGCGACCAGAATGTGGAAAGTTGGTATTCCTTCTGATCCATCGGCTGACATGGGCGCTCTGATCAGTAAAGCTCATCTGGAGAAA GTCAGAAGTTACATCAAGAAAGCTCGCATGGAAGGGGCCCAAATTCTGTGTGGTGAGGGAGTGGATAAGTTGAACCTTCCCCCCAGAAATCAGGCAGGGTACTTCATGCTTCCCACGGTGATAACAGATGTTAAGGATGAGTCCTGCTGCATGAAGGAAGAGATATTTGGTCCAGTGACGTGTGTCGTCCCCTTTGATAGTGAAGAGGAagtgattcaaagagccaacaaTGTTAAATATGGACTGGCTGCTACCGTGTGGTCAGGCAATGTGGGGCGTGTCCACCGGGTGGCCAAGAAGTTACAGTCAGGCTTGGTCTGGACCAACTGCTGGCTTATTAGAGAGCTGAACCTACCTTTTGGGGGGATGAAGACTTCTGGGGTGGGCAGAGAAGGAGCCAAAGATTCTTATGAATTCTTCACTGAAGTCAAAACCATCACTGTTAAACACTGA